The segment ATTTATCACCGTGAGTCGTTTTGATCCACTCGGCGCCCTGCTTCACCATCAGTTGTACACATCTTCGTACATCTTCCGGCGTTACCGGTCTTTCAGCGAACTGTCCTCCCAGTATGGCCCGTTTAATACCCTTGAAGTATGGCGCAACCTCCGGCACTCCACCGGGACAGACTATAATCGACCCGGCGTAGATAATACGAGGGCCGATTGTTTTTCCCGCATTGATATTTTTCTGATAGCTGCGAACGCTATTCGGAATGGCAGCCAGATCACGAACTGTTGTTACGCCACCTTCCACACAGTTTCTCAGGTTTTTCTGCACCTGCCTTAAAATCGTAGGAAGAATCGATAGCTTGATATCTTTCATAAACGGTATGGTTACATGAGAGTGGAGATCAAAAATACCCGGCAGGAGATAATAACCCTGCATGTCGATAAAATCTCTTCTTGAAGGATCATGCGGCAGACCATCGCCACGGATTTCGGCTATTTTGTTGCCATCCACAATTACGGCCTTCCCGGTCTGGACTCTCTCAGATACCATATCGATTAGCTTCATGTTATGCAGTATCGGCATAGAACTCTCCTTTGCGTCTTATGGATTGGGTACTTCGACCCCGGAGACAATATAGCCACATCATTGAATGGTTTCAGTAAAGCCAATCACGCGACAATGTGACACGTATCACAGAGGAAGGAATATTACGAGTGATAGAAAGAGGGATAATCGGCTACCGGCGCACAGACTTGTCTATTATGTGCTTGTGTTGTGCCAGTGAATGCAGGCCCTGGAGATCGTCGATTATTACGTAACCCCTGCTGGATCTTAAAGTTTTATCCAATTCCAGTTGATGAATCACCCGGGAGACGGTTTCACGTGTCACACCTATTGAATCTGCAACTTCCTGATGTGTGGCCTTTGCCATTGGTATCTGATTATCTGTACTGCGAGCGGCAAGCTCCAGCAGATGCCTGGCTATCCGCTCACTGGCGCTGCCGTAAATATTTCCTGTCAGTTCATCTACTACACGGTTGAACTCCCTGCATACATATTCCACAGTTATCCAGCAAACAGATACCTCCGTTTTAAGCAGTGTCTTAAATGTGGCCGGGTTAAACAATAATAAGGAGCTTTCCACCATGGCATGACCGTTCACCTGTAAAGGCCCCAGTATGGTAAGTGGAATACCGAGCACGTCTCCGGCACGATGATAGCCGAACGTAACGTTCCTTCCATCCGGAAAAACCCTGTATTCACGAATAAGTCCCCCGACAACCAGCCCCATCCTGGATGGATCATATTCGCGATACAGGATACTGCCCGAAGGAACATTGATCAGCAAGGCGTCGCTGAGCATTTTATCGATCGCTGAAGGAGGGAAGGAAGCGATAATGCTCAAATTAAGTGCGTCCTGCACATTTTGACCAAATGCCTTACTCGAATTCGCCGTCACAGCTCGCATCCTCTTCTCGGAAGTATAAAAGGCGTCGACAGTCGATGTCTAATGTTAATCGTCAGCGGGAGGATTGTAAAGGAAATAGATTTGGACTTAGATTATGTGCTGGAACGCTTCAATGCGCGTTTTAATGGGCGCCAGCGCCTTCTTCCGTGCGATTGCGACGCGTGGTGGGTGACAGTTTCGCTTATATCATTTACAAATATCCATTTGCCCTGTAGTCAACACAGCAGTTTCCCTTGTAAGACTTTATTATGCCTGCTTATTACCGATATACTTGCCGTCTTTTTTGAGTTTGGCAATCTCCTCTTTTTCCAGTTCGTTGAAGGCGATCTTCCCGACCCGTGTCAGAGGGAGACTATTTCTGAACTCTATTTCCCGCGGACAGGACCACTTGATCAGACGATCACGGCAAAAATTAATCAGAGCATCGGCCTTTTCCGGACCGGCGGTTTTGGGATCTTTAAGCACGACAAAGGCTTTAACCCGCTCGACCTGCCTCTCATCCGGGACGCCGATAACGCAAGCCGCGGCGACATCCGGATGCTGGTAAAGGATGTCTTCCACCTGAGCCGGGTACACATTCATGCCGGAGGACTTAATCATACGCTTGAGCCGCAGCCTGAAGTAAAAATAGCCGTCCTTATCCATGCTGAAGATATCCCCCGTATGGAGCCAGATTCGCCCGTCAGCGTGCTTTTTGAGCACCTCGGCCGTCTCCCCGGGATTTTCAAGATACCCCTGCATGACAGCGGGACCGCTGACGCACAGCTCGCCTTCCTCGCCGGGAGCCGCCTCTTCCATTGTCCCAATACGCACGACCTTCGCCAGCATGTCCGGCAGAGGCACGCCCACACTTCCTTCACGATAGGCATGGATCGGTGTGACCATAATACCCGTCACCGCCTCCGTTAATCCGTAGCCTTCGATCAAAGTGACATTGCCCCCCTGTTTTCTGACCACATCCTCAAAACGTTCTTTGACAGCCCTGGGCAGGGTATCGGCGCCGCAGGTGGTCGTTTTGAGGCAGCTGAGGTCGGCACCCTGAAAAACGGGATTTGTGCTGAGGGCGTCATACAGAGTCGGCACTCCGGTCAGGAAGCTGGGGCGTTTCTTTACCACCAGGTCGGCCACAATTTCCGGCGTGAACTGGGGAACAAGGATGCACTGACCTCCGCCCATAAACATGGCGTTGCAGCAGATGCCGAGGCCGAACCCATGAAAAATAGGTAGAATGGCCAGTATGACCGGCTGTTCATCGATGCCGCCCACACCTTTGCACCACCATTCATAGACCATCATCCCTTCAGTAATGAAATTGTAGTTGGAAAGCATGATTCCCTTGGGAACACCGGTGGTTCCCCCGCTGTAGAGGATGGCCGCCAGTTCGTCAGTGCCCATTTCGGCCTTTAGTGCCTCCGCATAGTTCGCCGTCATCAGACTATGCCACCAGCGCACCATCGGGTCTGGATGGCGGCCATTGGTCCCGGCTTTCTCCGTGCTAGCCATGCTATCGAAAATCCCTGTAAGGATCAGTGTTTCGAGAGGGGTTGTGTCTTTCACCTCCCGGAATTTATCGTAGAACGTATCGAGGGTCAGGGCGAACCTGCTTTTGCTGATATTCAGATAGTATGCGATCTCCGTCGCCGTGGACAGCGGGTGTATCATGCTGGAAACAGCTCCTAGTTTGTTCGCGGCGTAGAAGCAGATCAGCCCCTGGGGCGAAGTAGGCATGGAGATTGTAATACGATCACCCTTTTTCAGCCCGAGGGCGGCCAGGGCGTTACTGCATGTATCGATATCTTTAGCAAACTGTTCATAAGTGGACGTACAATCCATGAAATCAAAGGCGAGACGCTGCGGGTAGCGGGCCGCCGTCTGCATCAACGCCTCGTACATGGTAACCCGGGGATAGTCCAATGATTGCGGAACGTCTCCGTAGAATTGGAGCCAGGGCTTCTTTTCGTACATAATTATGAGCACCTCACCTGTTTTTCAGATGCAATATAATTGCAGTTGCAGCTAATCTTTTCTTGGGAACAGCCCTATGCGAATACATAGGTCGTACCCACGCTATTCAGCAGGTATTGCTCGGGCATCAGGGAGGCGAATTGTGTGGTAGCTTTAAATCCCGTGCAATGCATCGGCACCACGTAATCAACGCCGATCTCTTTCATTTGTGCAATGGTCGGCCCGATGATTGGTTCGAATATCGGGCCGCTTAAATGAAAACCACCCAGGACGGCGTGGACCTTCTCAATTCCTGAAATTTTCTGCAGATACCTGACGGTGTTTATGATTCCCGCGTGCGCACATCCGCTCAAAATCACCAACCCACGACCTTTTATATTAACCGCGATTCCCTGATCGTCATTAAAGGGATTAACAACCCATTTATCATCGATTTTCGCTTCAGCCCAGGGGAAACCTTTTTCAAAATCGGTAGTGCGCGCGATTTCTCCCGACAACAAAACAAGATCCGAAGCCACTAATGAAGGTTCTTTCCTCTTCTGAAGAACCACATTGTTTTTCTTGATTAATGCCTCTTTCAAAGACGGCAAATCGGCCAGCAAACCAAGGGGCGCTATATTGAGACGGCGTTCGAGAAATGCATCGGGATGAGCGAACACCTGCATTTCTTTTTTTGTCTGTTTTAAGAAGTCCGGCAGGCCGCCGATGTGGTCAAAGTCGCCATGGCTCAGGATGACGGACTCGACCGAGTCAAGTGCGGCGTTCAATACACCTGCGTTATGGAAAAGACAGTGCGATGAAACTCCCGCATCCATCATTACCACGTGTTCCTCTTGTCCGGCGTAAATTTTCAGAAGGCAGGACAATCCATGCTCTGCCAGAGGCACATCGGGGAATCTCATATGTGTGGGGCGTTTAACTACATCCGTGCTCAGCAATAAAAGCAGGTCTGTATAGTTGTCCACCAGCACTGTAATCTCAAGCCTGTCAACTTCTCTTAAACCGGATAGCGGCATGATACGTCCCTCCTGCGTTCCTTTACTACAATTAATCAAGACAAATTGAGCAGTTCTGTTTTTTTACACTGCCCAATCATTCGATGATATGGGCCGAGAAGCAGGTTGTCAGTAAAGCCAGTCACACGGTAATGTGACACGTATCACAGAGTAAGGGACATTATGGATGACAAAAAGGCGGAGAGTCTGAAGTTTATTTATTCGTAGACCTTTTCCTCGGCTGCTTCCTGTAGCCGGAGGGGCGTTGACAACCGGACAGTTAAGGCATAGTATGCTGTCCAATGGCAATAAGAGACGATGTTGCCTGGTGAGAAATCGATAAGGGGAATCAACGATTAAAGAATCAAACTAAAGGAGAGTCTGATGCGCTTAGGTTTTTGCACGATGGGCTACCTCGATTACACAACGCTGGAGGAGGCTGTAAGGAGAATCGGCCGGATGGGATACAAAGTGGTTGACTTCTGGGCCTACAGCCCTCATCTCGGCCCTGATCTGTATGATAAAAAGGCCCGCCAACAGGTAATGAAAGTAGTAAAAGAATCCGGCCTGGAAGCGGTGGCGCTGTCGGTCAACGGAGGCGGACTGGCGCTTCACCTTAACTTCTCTCATTCAGTGGAAGCGATCAGGAAGAAGTCCGTGGAATATTATATCGACTGCGTTGATATGGCGGCCGATATGGGGATCCCCATGGTTAATATGATATCCGGGCACATGATACATGGCACACGGCGGGAACAGGCGTGGGAATGGAATCGTGAATGCATGCGTGAAGTCGTCAAGCGCGCCGAAGAGAAACGCATCATGATGGCAATTCACACGCTCACCTGGTGTGAATCGCGTGTGGTGGTTACGCTGGATGATGCGCTTCAAATGATGAGGGAGATCAATTCGCCCAACTGCAAGGTCATGATCGATACAGCCGATCAGAATATCACCGATCCGAACCTTTCCGATGCCGTCCGCAAGGCCGGAAAGGACCTTGTCTATGTTCACTGCAACGACAACGACGGTGTCGGGCAGGGTGACGTCCATCTTCCGCCGGGGCGCGGCTCGGTTAACTGGAAGGTCTTCTTTTCCGCACTGAAAGAAATAAAGTATTCCGGTGATTTAACGATCCAGGTGCATACGGGACATCCGGTTGATATCGACGCCTGGGCAATGGAGTCAAAAGCCTATCTGGAAAATGTATTGAAGCAGATGTAATCATAAAAAGTATAGTATAAAGCCCGGGGGAAGAGGTATGGAACAAAGCAAAAAGACAAAGATAGGCCTGATCGGTGCGGGAAACATCTGTCGGGTGGGCCATGGCCCGGCCATCACGGCGGACGGGAGGGCCTATGTTGCCGCAATCAGCGATCTCGACCCGTACAACAGAGAGCTCTTCGCAAAAAAGTACAGGGTGCGCGGTGTGTATGAAGACCACCGTGCCATGCTCGAACGCGAAGACCTGGATGCCGTTGTCATATCGTCACCCCCCTGGGTTCACGCGCGTCATGTCGAAGACAGCGCAGCAAAAGGCCTGCCCATCCTGTGTGAAAAACCCATGGCGACGACCCTTGAAGACTGCCGCGCGATAATCGAAGCGGGCAAAAAACATAACGTCTATATCCTGATGGGCCACTGCAAGCGCTTCGAGCCGGGACACCAGAGAATCAGAGAATTGCTGATGGAAAATGTACTGGGAAGGATCTTCCAGGTCAGTATCTTCTGGTACTTTTTCATTCCGAATCTCAGTGAGGGCTGGCTGGGGTCTGTTGCTCAAAAACTAAAGAAACACGGATTCGATGTGGATAGACAGTTTGGTTTCTGGAGGTACAGCGACGTCAGGGCCGGGGGAGGCGATTTTTTCGATCACGCGCCGCACTACATCGACATCATCCGGTTCTATGGAATGGAGATCGAACAGGTCTCATGTGAGACCAAAAGGTGTTATCCGGATATACGCCCTTTTGAGGATATCGCTGTGGCCACTTTCAGGCTCTCTAATGGCGCGGTCTTTCTCTATGACAAGAATATCGTCCGCACGGGATGGCCTTACGGTTTTGAGCGCGGATATATCTACGGGGAGAAGGGAAGGATCGCTT is part of the Dehalococcoidia bacterium genome and harbors:
- a CDS encoding MBL fold metallo-hydrolase; the protein is MPLSGLREVDRLEITVLVDNYTDLLLLLSTDVVKRPTHMRFPDVPLAEHGLSCLLKIYAGQEEHVVMMDAGVSSHCLFHNAGVLNAALDSVESVILSHGDFDHIGGLPDFLKQTKKEMQVFAHPDAFLERRLNIAPLGLLADLPSLKEALIKKNNVVLQKRKEPSLVASDLVLLSGEIARTTDFEKGFPWAEAKIDDKWVVNPFNDDQGIAVNIKGRGLVILSGCAHAGIINTVRYLQKISGIEKVHAVLGGFHLSGPIFEPIIGPTIAQMKEIGVDYVVPMHCTGFKATTQFASLMPEQYLLNSVGTTYVFA
- a CDS encoding Gfo/Idh/MocA family oxidoreductase, which gives rise to MEQSKKTKIGLIGAGNICRVGHGPAITADGRAYVAAISDLDPYNRELFAKKYRVRGVYEDHRAMLEREDLDAVVISSPPWVHARHVEDSAAKGLPILCEKPMATTLEDCRAIIEAGKKHNVYILMGHCKRFEPGHQRIRELLMENVLGRIFQVSIFWYFFIPNLSEGWLGSVAQKLKKHGFDVDRQFGFWRYSDVRAGGGDFFDHAPHYIDIIRFYGMEIEQVSCETKRCYPDIRPFEDIAVATFRLSNGAVFLYDKNIVRTGWPYGFERGYIYGEKGRIAFKAAHAYQKRGMKVGIYRLPNIPLNLYNSALSPYGRKNTMFYRQMKFFIDKVRNEHTLKNAVDGAWGATPEDSYLTMAWTLASYKSARDGIKITRDNLFKEIETFQTCQPHDW
- a CDS encoding sugar phosphate isomerase/epimerase, encoding MRLGFCTMGYLDYTTLEEAVRRIGRMGYKVVDFWAYSPHLGPDLYDKKARQQVMKVVKESGLEAVALSVNGGGLALHLNFSHSVEAIRKKSVEYYIDCVDMAADMGIPMVNMISGHMIHGTRREQAWEWNRECMREVVKRAEEKRIMMAIHTLTWCESRVVVTLDDALQMMREINSPNCKVMIDTADQNITDPNLSDAVRKAGKDLVYVHCNDNDGVGQGDVHLPPGRGSVNWKVFFSALKEIKYSGDLTIQVHTGHPVDIDAWAMESKAYLENVLKQM
- a CDS encoding AMP-binding protein, whose amino-acid sequence is MYEKKPWLQFYGDVPQSLDYPRVTMYEALMQTAARYPQRLAFDFMDCTSTYEQFAKDIDTCSNALAALGLKKGDRITISMPTSPQGLICFYAANKLGAVSSMIHPLSTATEIAYYLNISKSRFALTLDTFYDKFREVKDTTPLETLILTGIFDSMASTEKAGTNGRHPDPMVRWWHSLMTANYAEALKAEMGTDELAAILYSGGTTGVPKGIMLSNYNFITEGMMVYEWWCKGVGGIDEQPVILAILPIFHGFGLGICCNAMFMGGGQCILVPQFTPEIVADLVVKKRPSFLTGVPTLYDALSTNPVFQGADLSCLKTTTCGADTLPRAVKERFEDVVRKQGGNVTLIEGYGLTEAVTGIMVTPIHAYREGSVGVPLPDMLAKVVRIGTMEEAAPGEEGELCVSGPAVMQGYLENPGETAEVLKKHADGRIWLHTGDIFSMDKDGYFYFRLRLKRMIKSSGMNVYPAQVEDILYQHPDVAAACVIGVPDERQVERVKAFVVLKDPKTAGPEKADALINFCRDRLIKWSCPREIEFRNSLPLTRVGKIAFNELEKEEIAKLKKDGKYIGNKQA
- a CDS encoding Crp/Fnr family transcriptional regulator, translated to MTANSSKAFGQNVQDALNLSIIASFPPSAIDKMLSDALLINVPSGSILYREYDPSRMGLVVGGLIREYRVFPDGRNVTFGYHRAGDVLGIPLTILGPLQVNGHAMVESSLLLFNPATFKTLLKTEVSVCWITVEYVCREFNRVVDELTGNIYGSASERIARHLLELAARSTDNQIPMAKATHQEVADSIGVTRETVSRVIHQLELDKTLRSSRGYVIIDDLQGLHSLAQHKHIIDKSVRR